One region of Trichoderma breve strain T069 chromosome 7 map unlocalized scaffold00007, whole genome shotgun sequence genomic DNA includes:
- a CDS encoding transferase family domain-containing protein: MEAKILETSRLHPSSRSQSPISTVLSILDATVVRFAPTGAIWIFDNDSPTEIVRNLKGSFIKALEAFPQWAGQLQWAPFRDNGSHGERFNRPMITYGLDSDPGVEWNVVQLDSSPASVAPEPAERASNELWIENFPQSDLMISSTKMALYDLDTFQGLPSMIVQITFLGDSGFAVAVKMAHPLADAHTLMLFMRRWASICRDELTKQDLTKDLAYPVFEPNLLDSRAAGDIDAPDGDLELISKARSLPLHRHDWWDTTAGNLAALTPSTLNSKPKDVALLQKAMMSPACPPPWETWDFSKSVTTALIHFTGDELERLKKSATGTTARVSRLDALLAHIWAAISRARSPLLQNDDEVFLDFTIGVRGRVSPALPDAFVDTDMP, from the exons ATGGAGGCGAAAATTCTAGAAACAAGCCGATTGCACCCGTCCTCCCGTTCACAATCGCCAATCTCAACAGTATTATCCATTCTTGATGCCACGGTTGTTCGATTCGCTCCTACAGGAGCCATCTGGATTTTCGACAATGATTCACCAACTGAGATCGTGAGGAACCTTAAAGGCTCCTTTATCAAGGCGCTCGAAGCTTTCCCACAATGGGCCGGCCAGCTTCAGTGGGCGCCATTCCGCGACAACGGCTCCCACGGAGAGCGTTTCAATCGACCAATGATTACCTATGGCTTGGATTCAGATCCTGGCGTGGAATGGAACGTTGTTCAGCTGGACTCTTCACCAGCATCAGTGGCTCCAGAACCCGCCGAACGGGCTTCCAATGAATTGTGGATAGAGAACTTTCCTCAATCTGATCTCATGATCTCGTCCACAAAGATGGCTCTATATGACCTCGATACATTCCAAGGCCTGCCCAGCATGATTGTGCAGATCACCTTTCTAGGTGACAGCGGCTTTGCTGTGGCCGTGAAGATGGCCCATCCACTGGCCGATGCCCATACTCTTATGCTTTTCATGCGTCGATGGGCATCCATCTGCCGTGATGAACTCACGAAGCAAGACCTCACTAAAGATCTTGCGTACCCTGTCTTTGAGCCAAACTTGCTAGACTCTAGAGCCGCCGGCGACATTGACGCTCCGGATGGTGATCTAGAACTGATCTCAAAGgctcgctctcttcctctacATCGGCATGACTGGTGGGATACTACTGCCGGAAATCTAGCAGCGCTTACACCGTCAACACTAAACTCCAAGCCGAAAGATGTCGCGCTTTTACAAAAGGCCATGATGTCACCTGCGTGCCCACCTCCGTGGGAGACTTGGGATTTTTCCAAGTCCGTTACGACTGCTCTCATCCACTTTACGGGAGACGAGCTGGAGCGACTCAAAAAGTCGGCCACTGGGACTACGGCCAGAGTCTCGCGCCTCGATGCTCTGCTGGCTCATATCTGGGCAGCTATCAGCCGGGCTCGCTCACCATTATTACAAAACGACGATGAAGTCTTCTTGGACTTTACCATCGGAGTCCGCGGACGGGTTTCACCAGCCCTCCCAGACGCTTTTGTCG ATACGGACATGCCTTGA
- a CDS encoding fungal specific transcription factor domain-containing protein: protein MAGSSPPANKRRAHTKSRTGCAECRRRRVKCGEEKPRCRHCFRRSIPCLYPSQDPLPIHPAKASSSLVSVSPLPAATSSRCHSPLGRVEKSGGTIPTYTIKDMALLHHWTWSTSKSVADFPDVSRYWQTVFPQIAFEHTFVMHAILSLAALHQAYLYPERRKQLTMEAMRYHNQAIHGFQRGIEHMNDGNSDALFAWSSLNIIYVFATYGQLYDDVELDMTPAARKSRVLGVEWLPMVRGVEAILHPVYQHVRFGPLSSLLSTGNWDQLDPDSERVADDERFRNLGDIWADSGDHNIYDKTLFLLRKSLAYMKQFETMNAETAGTLTYNRRLSGPIVWVLTTPGEYFQRLHQRQPHAMLLFAYFGVVIHSLNGYWFFGGWGRNIVEVVDELLGEYWKPWTEWPKQAVGLS, encoded by the exons ATGGCAGGCTCATCTCCACCCGCGAACAAACGCCGAGCTCATACGAAATCGAGAACAGGTTGTGCCGAGTGTAGGAGGAGGCGTGTCAAG tgcggagaagagaagccgCGTTGCAGACATTGCTTCCGACGAAGTATCCCATGTCTGTATCCGTCTCAGGATCCTCTCCCGATTCACCCGGCTAAGGCGAGCTCATCTCTCGTGAGTGTG TCTCCTCTGCCGGCTGCAACAAGCTCTCGATGTCATTCTCCTCTCGGAAGGGTTGAGAAGAGTGGTGGCACAATTCCAACTTACACCATCAAGGACATGGCTCTATTACACCACTGGACATGGTCGACGAGCAAAAGTGTTGCCGACTTTCCCGACGTGAGCCGCTACTGGCAGACCGTATTTCCACAAATTGCGTTTGAGCATACTTTCGTCATGCACGCCATTCTCAGCTTGGCTGCTTTGCATCAGGCATACCTTTAcccagaaagaagaaagcagctgACAATGGAGGCTATGCGGTATCACAACCAGGCAATACACGGCTTCCAGCGCGGCATCGAGCATATGAATGATGGTAATAGCGATGCGCTGTTCGCGTGGTCCTCGTTAAACATCATTTATGTGTTTGCCACGTACGGGCAACTTTACGACGATGTGGAACTCGATATGACCCCGGCAGCCCGAAAGTCACGAGTACTAGGCGTGGAGTGGCTTCCAATGGTACGTGGTGTTGAAGCCATTCTACATCCCGTGTACCAGCACGTCCGATTCGGACCATTGAGTTCGCTATTGAGCACTGGAAATTGGGATCAGCTAGATCCGGACTCCGAGCGTGTAGCCGATGATGAGCGCTTCCGTAACCTTGGCGATATATGGGCAGATAGTGGTGACCATAATATCTACGACAAGACCTTATTTCTTCTCAGAAAATCTCTAGCATATATGAAACAGTTCGAAACCATGAATGCTGAGACCGCGGGGACTTTGACTTATAACAGAAGATTGTCTGGGCCTATTGTCTGGGTATTAACCACGCCTGGGGAATATTTTCAGCGATTACACCAACGACAACCACATGCGATGCTGCTCTTTGCTTACTTTGGTGTGGTAATTCATAGCTTGAATGGTTACTGGTTTTTTGGAGGATGGGGAAGGAATATTGTAGAAGTAGTTGATGAACTATTAGGGGAGTACTGGAAACCGTGGACAGAATGGCCAAAACAGGCTGTAGGTCTTTCATAG
- a CDS encoding serine carboxypeptidase domain-containing protein — MHFRTSRTVACLTLIAGANCLSTPRSVPSQHGLKGKRSIEVRDGVTHTVFEHQATGAKIDYVTNSGVCETTPGVNQYSGYLSVGTNMSMFFWFFESRNSPATAPLALWLNGGPGCSSMIGLFTENGPCTFNNVEGNTPVLNPHSWNEYANMLYVDQPIGTGFSFGSETVNTTFASAPPVWTFLQAFFTNFPQYESRDFGIFTESYGGHFGPRISEYIQSQNADIASGKIQGQMINLVALGINNGYYDYEIAETNFPRFSTNNSYYPLISNSNALEYISEIESQCLPGVSTCSPFEDGHFDDCVAAFSPCVAIDNKFGQFFLSNYSTHDIRQPAPGNFPPATYITYLQDPAIMKKIGVNVTYSECSSDVANNIDNLDDGLRSYLPALSNVVQSGVTTVIWAGDADAVCDWFGGFAAANAIQYQDQTAFNQKAVASYTVNGVKGGEFKSVGALSWLRVYGAGHAAPAFQPELALQVFKQTMTKTALKST; from the exons ATGCACTTTCGAACGAGCCGGACCGTGGCGTGCTTGACGTTGATAGCGGGAGCAAACTGTCTCAGCACTCCTCGATCCGTACCATCACAGCATGGCCTCAAGGGAAAGCGTTCGATTGAAGTACGAGATGGCGTTACGCATACCGTGTTCGAACACCAAGCGACTGGAGCTAAGATTGACTATGTAACAAACTCTGGTGTCTGCGAGACAACTCCTGGTGTTAACCAGTACTCTGGTTATTTATCTGTGGGCA CAAACATGAGCATGTTCTTTTGGTTTTTTGAATCGCGAAACAGCCCCGCCACAGCACCGCTGGCTTTGTGGTTGAATGGAGGACCGGGATGTTCATCCATGATTGGACTGTTTACG GAAAACGGCCCTTGCACTTTTAACAACGTCGAGGGAAACACGCCAGTGCTGAATCCACACAGCTGGAATGAGTACGCCAACATGCTGTATGTTGATCAGCCTATTGGCACTGGATTCTCGTTCGGGAGCGAAACTGTCAACACGAcctttgcttctgctccgcCTGTTTGGACCTTCTTGCAAGCCTTCTTCACAAACTTCCCACAGTACGAATCTCGTGACTTTGGTATCTTCACAGAGTCATACGGCGGACACTTTGGACCTA GAATTTCTGAGTATATCCAGTCCCAAAACGCCGACATCGCTAGCGGCAAGATCCAGGGTCAAATGATCAACCTGGTTGCCCTGGGAATTAATAACGGATATTATGACTATGAGATAGCGGAAACGAATTTCCCTAGGTTCAGTACCAACAATAGTTACTACCCATtgatcagcaacagcaatgcGCTGGAGTACATCTCGGAAATAGAATCCCAGTGTCTGCCTGGTGTATCAACATGTTCGCCCTTTGAAGATGGCCACTTCGACGACTGCGTAGCAGCATTTTCACCTTGCGTAGCGATCGATAACAAGTTTGGCCAGTTCTTTCTCTCCAACTACTCAACTCATGATATCAGACAGCCCGCTCCTGGGAATTTTCCACCCGCGACCTACATCACGTACTTGCAAGATCCGGCAATTATGAAGAAAATTGGTGTGAATGTGACCTACTCGGAATGTTCCAGCGACGTGGCGAACAATATTGACAACCTTGACGATG GATTACGTTCGTACCTGCCCGCTCTTTCCAACGTCGTTCAATCTGGCGTGACTACAGTTATTTGGGCGGGagatgccgatgctgttTGCGATTGGTTCGGAGGATTTGCAGCTGCGAATGCCATCCAGTACCAGGATCAAACAGCCTTCAACCAAAAGGCGGTAGCCAGCTATACAGTAAACGGTGTTAAAGGAGGAGAGTTCAAATCCGTTGGTGCGTTGAGCTGGTTGAGGGTATATGGAGCTGGCCATGCAGCCCCGGCTTTTCAACCTGAGCTAGCGCTCCAGGTGTTTAAACAAACCATGACGAAGACGGCTTTAAAATCGACTTGA
- a CDS encoding ankyrin repeats (3 copies) domain-containing protein: MTNTIAESPAYGQNYLRFENYTIGWICALPVEAECALYMLDVRHRGIFPFVHGDDNQYEAGKIAGHNVVIASLPKKSIGSVSVATLASQMRQSFRNLRYGLMVGIGAGVPGRALQPDIRLGDVIVASSSDQSIGPVGVIGYELGAETVDGFIRKGWQPETHRRLRNAIESLERDAQIDDVYDFIQHLDSLRERRNGHKFLYPGMDKDKLYVGDYTDDLVERPPRQSPEPVVHYGLVASGDKIIKNAALRDRLRDQYGIICFEMEAAGLMTIMPVAVIRGVSDYADSHKNDGWHYYAAATAAAYAKSLLLKIGPEQPPSISDNALNYDSNLVLTNEKEGACDWIFENSVFIQWREQDDFKRHNGVLWIKGNPGADEAVYKRFITIFREKQKIYRRIEWHESELQDFLLLEMRQYRSRRLLFIIDALDECTDSDRLKVVEFVESISINSGTNLWICLSSRHYPNVTIKKRLEIVVERSDEHRRGIAKYIKNKLKQKSSEIQNRILKKAAGIFMWVILVVAKLNEAYDRGQVEVADMRETLDQIPGDLEDLFQTLLNKDDGNKAEMMLMLQWVLYSMRPLKPEELYFAVRYGMAAQNGKTSKRSTATIDDMRRRITSSSRGLIEIREGADVVQFIHQSVEDFLVRYNRMRKIDPSLGQNVTFRSHDRLKVCCLECITTEGADDKTKGGPFLQYASRYLLDHAERAQAECDVKWLHRPHLWFKQWKRILSSSEEYPFLKYDTGAGLLNILLLRGYHNLFRIALLGKGADINAQGGLFGNALQVAIVKREDTIAIELLEKGADINLRGGFFGNALQAAISKGSEEAITILIEKGADVNAQGGIFGNALQAAAVREDIEIVRLLLKKRADINAQGGIFGNALQAAVAKGNDEIVALLLEKGADIDAQGGIFGNALQAALAARRESLALTLFKNGAEFKASGGIFDVVLLIAAAYTQGDIVKSLLEKGSIKPTLSSDMTDIDLECGPALLWAVRNGHENLVKWLLRRGADVNANGKTALLCAASQGHESMVRLLLENGADVMASDNARRTALCLAASNGHEAVVRLLLENGADITAKDNAGRTALCLAAAQGQTKVVQLLLEIGNLIMNGGSLFAKVVGGDAKCTIETLQMNGGMLHMESSGGGAKSKLEKLEMRGGSLYLNADGGGAGVKIGILKLSGGEFSLNADGGGAEVKIERLETSDGSSTPAEMEMVQMSNGKGQEVLRGLYGELLNGRKMIHEKASTGAASKVPEGTRLSIGGGPTPLHMAAENGHAETRRMDEEIPKRAFLAVTRRTVSVQFINVQFIRDEKITTTTAFPAVTRRTFSVQFIKVQFIHDKKITPTTASLTAT; the protein is encoded by the exons ATGACGAACACAATTGCAGAATCTCCCGCTTACGGCCAGAACTATCTCCGGTTCGAGAACTACACAATAGGATGGATATGTGCGCTCCCTGTGGAGGCAGAATGTGCTTTGTACATGTTGGATGTTCGGCATCGAGGCATATTTCCTTTTGTCCATGGCGACGATAATCAGTACGAGGCGGGCAAGATCGCTGGCCACAATGTGGTTATCGCCTCACTACCAAAGAAGTCAATTGGAAGTGTCTCTGTAGCCACGCTTGCTTCCCAAATGCGCCAGAGCTTTCGAAACCTACGGTACGGATTGATGGTGGGCATCGGAGCTGGAGTGCCCGGGCGGGCTTTGCAACCCGATATTCGTCTAGGTGATGTTATTGTGGCCTCGTCCTCCGACCAGTCTATCGGCCCAGTGGGCGTCATAGGCTACGAGCTGGGGGCAGAGACTGTCGATGGTTTCATCCGGAAAGGTTGGCAGCCCGAGACACATCGACGCTTGCGAAATGCCATTGAATCACTTGAGAGAGACGCGCAAATCGACGACGTTTACGACTTTATACAACACCTCGATAGTCTCcgggaaagaagaaacggTCACAAGTTCCTATATCCAGGaatggacaaggacaaaTTGTATGTGGGAGACTATACGGACGACTTGGTAGAGCGCCCACCGCGGCAGTCTCCGGAACCGGTTGTTCATTATGGCCTTGTTGCGTCGGGTGATAAGATTATAAAGAATGCGGCACTCAGGGACAGACTAAGGGATCAATATGGTATAATTtgttttgagatggaagcggcCGGCCTCATGACCATTATGCCTGTTGCCGTCATCCGAGGAGTCTCCGACTATGCAGACTCTCACAAGAATGATGGGTGGCATTATTATGCTGCagcaactgctgctgcctaTGCTAAGAGTCTCTTGCTCAAAATTGGTCCAGAACAACCTCCATCTATCAGCG ACAACGCCCTCAACTATGATTCAAATCTAGTGTTGAcaaatgagaaagaag GCGCGTGCGACTGGATATTTGAAAACTCGGTATTCATACAGTGGCGAGAGCAGGACGACTTCAAAAGACATAATGGCGTGCTTTGGATCAAAGGAAATCCCGGCGCTG ACGAGGCGGTTTATAAACGATTTATTACAATCTTcagagagaaacaaaaaatatACCGAAGAATCGAGTGGCACGAGTCAGAGCTTCAAGATTTTCTCTTACTCGAAATGAGGCAGTATCGATCTCGCCGTCTGCTCTTTATTATCGACGCTTTGGATGAATGCACCGATTCAGACAGGTTGAAGGTTGTGGAATTCGTCGAATCAATAAGCATCAACTCTGGCACAAATCTTTGGATCTGTCTATCCTCCCGACATTATCCCAACGTCACTATAAAGAAGAGGCTTGAAATCGTCGTGGAGAGGTCAGATGAGCACCGCCGAGGCATTGCAAAATAcatcaagaacaagctgAAACAAAAATCCTCAGAGATTCAGAATCGTATCCTTAAGAAGGCCGCTGGAATTTTCATGTGGGTTATCCTTGTTGTCGCCAAGCTCAACGAGGCTTATGATCGTGGCCAAGTTGAAGTTGCAGATATGAGGGAAACTCTTGATCAGATACCGGGCGATCTGGAAGACCTATTCCAGACTCTTCTAAACAAAGACGATGGAAACAAGGCTGAGATGATGCTCATGTTGCAGTGGGTTTTATACAGCATGCGACCATTAAAGCCAGAAGAGTTATATTTTGCCGTAAGATATGGAATGGCAGCTCAAAACGGCAAAACCAGCAAAAGATCCACAGCAACAATCGACGATATGCGGCGGCGAATCACTTCGTCCTCGAGAGGCCTTATCGAGATACGTGAAGGGGCGGACGTCGTGCAGTTCATTCACCAATCTGTCGAAGACTTTCTCGTTCGATATAACAGGATGCGAAAAATAGATCCCTCATTGGGACAAAACGTCACTTTTAGAAGCCACGATCGTCTAAAAGTCTGTTGCTTGGAATGTATTACTACAGAGGGAGCGGACGATAAAACAAAAGGTGGTCCCTTCCTTCAGTATGCATCGAGGTACTTGCTTGATCATGCTGAAAGAGCACAGGCAGAATGCGATGTGAAATGGTTACACAGGCCGCATCTTTGGTTCAAACAGTGGAAAAGAATTCTCAGCAGCTCTGAAGAGTACCCGTTTCTAAAATACGACACAGGAGCCGGGTTGTTAAACATTTTACTTTTACGTGGCTATCATAACCTTTTCAGGATTGCATTACTTGGAAAAGGAGCCGATATCAATGCACAAGGCGGACTTTTTGGCAACGCATTACAGGTGGCAATAGTCAAAAGAGAGGATACAATTGCGATAGAACTGCTGGAGAAGGGAGCTGATATCAACCTACGGGGTGGATTCTTCGGCAATGCACTACAAGCGGCTATATCCAAAGGCAGCGAAGAGGCCATAACAATATTGATCGAGAAAGGTGCTGATGTTAATGCTCAGGGTGGAATATTCGGGAACGCCTTGCAGGCAGCTGCGGTCAGGGAGGATATTGAGATTGTGAGGTTGTTGCTCAAGAAGAGAGCCGATATCAATGCCCAGGGTGGCATCTTCGGGAACGCCTTACAAGCAGCCGTAGCCAAGGGAAATGACGAAATAGTGGCCTTACTTCTCGAGAAAGGAGCCGACATCGATGCTCAAGGTGGCATCTTCGGCAACGCATTGCAAGCAGCTTTAGCGGCGAGACGGGAGAGTCTAGCCCTGACGCTTTTCAAAAATGGAGCTGAGTTCAAGGCCTCAGGCGGTATCTTCGATGTGGTGCTGCTTATAGCTGCCGCTTATACCCAAGGAGATATTGTGAAGTCTCTTCTCGAGAAAGGAAGCATCAAACCAACGCTCTCGTCAGATATGACGGATATCGACCTTGAATGTGGACCAGCTCTCCTGTGGGCAGTTAGGAATGGACATGAAAATTTAGTAAAATGGTTACTAAGAAGGGGAGCAGATGTCAACGCAAA TGGAAAGACAGCACTGCTCTGTGCTGCCAGCCAAGGGCATGAATCGATGGTGAGATTGCTCCTCGAAAATGGAGCAGATGTTATGGCGAGTGATAACGCTAGACGAACAGCGCTATGCCTGGCGGCCAGCAACGGACACGAAGCGGTAGTGAGATTGCTATTGGAAAACGGAGCTGACATTACGGCAAAAGATAATGCTGGACGAACTGCATTGTGTCTGGCGGCAGCCCAAGGGCAGACTAAAGTGGTACAGCTGCT GTTAGAGATCGGGAACCTCATCATGAACGGCGGTTCGCTCTTTGCAAAGGTAGTTGGCGGTGACGCCAAGTGTACAATTGAGACTCTGCAGATGAATGGCGGTATGCTGCATATGGAAAGCTCTGGTGGAGGTGCCAAGTCTAAGCTTGAGAAGCTTGAGATGCGTGGTGGTTCACTCTACTTAAACGCAGATGGCGGAGGTGCTGGCGTGAAGATTGGGATTCTAAAGTTATCCGGTGGTGAGTTCAGCTTAAATGCAGATGGCGGTGGCGCTGAAGTGAAAATTGAGAGGCTTGAGACAAGCGATGGCTCATCAACACCGGCTGAAATGGAGATGGTTCAAATGTCTaatggaaaaggccaagaagtccTCCGGGGACTATACGGGGAGCTTCTAAATGGGCGGAAGATGATACATGAAAAAGCCAGCACTGGGGCCGCGAGCAAAGTGCCGGAGGGTACACGTCTGAGCATAGGGGGAGGACCGACACCACTTCATATGGCGGCCGAGAATGGTCACGCTGAAACC cGACGAATGGACGAGGAGATTCCGAAGAGGGCCTTTCTTGCCGTCACGCGAAGGACGGTCTCCGTCCAGTTCATCAACGTCCAGTTCATCCGTGACGAGAAGATCACCACGACGACGGCGTTTCCTGCCGTCACGAGAAGAACGTTCAGTGTCCAGTTCATCAAAGTCCAGTTCATTCATGACAAGAAGATCACCCCCACGACGGCGTCTCTTACCGCCACGTGA
- a CDS encoding RTA1 like protein domain-containing protein, translating into MAFENYKPSLDDPNAWVPYRYYPSVPAAAVFIALYSIVTVAHIAIIVTRRTWSFTPFIIGGLFELVGYIGRIISAGDIWALGPYIVQSILLLVAPALFAASIYIILGQIMVFVDGAQYSLVPRRWLTKVFVAGDVVSFLLQMAGGGIQAAGTLDFLNLGEKIIIAGLFAQIAFFGFFIVVAIIFQVRFTRHQGALSLRLVKWKKHMHTLYVGSLLIMVRSIFRVVEYLMGNNGFLLRHEYLLYIFDATLMFLVMVLFLWVHPSQLKSSPPSEESSYTLVIGANDTLKHKGSSQHPSHRV; encoded by the exons ATGGCGTTCGAGAATTACAAACCTTCGCTTGACGATCCAAACGCCTGGGTACCCTACCGATACTATCCCAGCGTTCCTGCTGCCGCCGTATTCATCGCTCTCTATTCTATCGTAACCGTTGCTCACATCGCTATCATTGTCACACGTCGAACATGGTCATTCACACCTTTCATTATCGGCGGTCTTT TTGAACTTGTCGGCTACATCGGTCGGATTATATCAGCCGGGGACATTTGGGCTCTAGGACCATACATCGTTCAAAGCATCTTACTTCTTGTGGCACCGGCGTTATTCGCTGCATCGATTTATATAATACTCGGCCAGATTATGGTCTTCGTTGACGGAGCACAATACTCTCTGGTGCCTAGGAGATGGTTGACGAAGGTATTTGTCGCCGGAGATGTCGTCTCGTTTCTTCTACAAATGGCCG GTGGCGGTATTCAAGCAGCCGGCACATTAGATTTCCTTAATCTGGGCGAGAAAATTATCATTGCTGGACTCTTTGCACAAATTGCCTTCTTTggattcttcatcgtcgtcgccatAATCTTCCAGGTACGATTCACGCGACATCAAGGGGCATTGAGTCTGAGACTTGTCaaatggaagaagcacaTGCACACATTGTATGTCGGCTCCTTGCTCATCATGGTCCGGTCCATTTTCCGCGTTGTCGAGTACTTGATGGGCAATAACGGCTTCTTACTTCGTCACGAGTACCTTCTTTACATTTTTGATGCCACCCTCATGTTTCTCGTCATGGTTCTGTTTCTTTGGGTTCATCCAAGTCAACTGAAATCTTCACCCCCCTCCGAAGAATCATCCTATACTTTGGTCATTGGCGCAAACGACACTTTGAAACACAAGGGATCTTCGCAACACCCAAGCCATCGAGTATAG
- a CDS encoding cytidine and deoxycytidylate deaminase zinc-binding region domain-containing protein gives MDTQTNPTFAVGDHEAFMELALIQAQKSPPAANKFCVGAVLVDAAKGKVLSTGYSLEYPRDYKGDPGTTHAEQCCFIKIADKHNLSEERIHEVLPANTALYTTMEPCNERLSGNMTCVTRILRLKSAIKTVYVGIKEPGTFIAHNDGQERLEANGVKVVFPVEHWRDRITKVSMTGH, from the coding sequence ATGGATACACAGACGAATCCAACCTTTGCGGTTGGGGACCACGAGGCTTTCATGGAGTTAGCTCTCATTCAGGCACAAAAATCACCGCCAGCTGCCAACAAATTCTGCGTTGGAGCCGTACTTgtcgacgccgccaagggAAAGGTCCTATCGACAGGATACTCGCTTGAATATCCGCGAGATTACAAGGGAGATCCAGGCACCACACACGCAGAGCAGTGTTGTTTTATCAAGATCGCCGACAAACACAACCTCTCTGAGGAACGCATTCATGAGGTCCTTCCGGCCAACACGGCGCTGTACACGACCATGGAGCCATGCAACGAGAGGCTTAGCGGCAACATGACCTGCGTGACTAGGATCTTGAGACTTAAGAGCGCCATCAAGACTGTCTACGTGGGGATCAAGGAGCCAGGGACGTTTATCGCGCACAATGACGGGCAGGAAAGGCTGGAGGCAAACGGTGTCAAGGTTGTGTTCCCCGTTGAACACTGGCGTGACAGAATCACCAAGGTCTCAATGACTGGGCactga
- a CDS encoding fructosamine kinase domain-containing protein, with translation MNYNGADGLEFGAGNTKIDPALLRGCKVTSTESHGVSFWAQTGRVDVRLRDGTPQSFFVKVISKELGMNMTKGEFHSMSAMHSVLPEFVPRPIACGTYETIADTHFFLCEFREMTDDMPDPYKFAAFLSALHQKSESPTGKFGFHITTYAGNLPQFVAWEDSWEAFFAKSMRQALDLEIERKGPSEELDVLSHALFEKVIPRLLRPLESDGRVVKPSLIHGDLWYANAGIDADGDQPLVFDACCFFAHNEYEFGQWRPACNRFGDEYVAAYSTFTQISPPEEDFEGRLDLYRLRFDTHVSALFVDNETLRTQVLDVMRDLVHRYG, from the exons ATGAACTACAACGGCGCAGATGGCCTTGAATTCGGGGCGGGAAATACCAAAATAGACCCAGCCTTGTTGAGGG GATGCAAGGTCACATCCACCGAGAGCCACGGCGTAAGCTTCTGGGCGCAGACAGGTCGCGTCGATGTTCGGCTCCGCGATGGTACACCGCAGTCCTTCTTCGTCAAGGTCATTTCGAAAGAACTAGGCATGAATATGACCAAGGGTGAATTTCACTCAATGAGCGCGATGCACAGCGTCCTGCCTGAATTTGTCCCAAGGCCCATCGCTTGCGGCACCTACGAGACGATCGCAGACACccacttcttcctctgcgaGTTTCGAGAAATGACTGACGATATGCCTGACCCTTACAAATTTGCCGCTTTTCTGTCAGCACTGCACCAGAAAAGCGAATCGCCTACTGGCAAGTTCGGATTCCACATCACCACCTACGCGGGAAACCTACCTCAGTTTGTGGCATGGGAAGATAGCTGGGAGGCATTCTTCGCCAAGTCCATGAGACAGGCGCTTGACCTGGAGATTGAAAGGAAAGGTCCTAGTGAGGAGCTCGATGTCCTCTCCCATGCTCTGTTCGAAAAGGTCATCCCGAGGCTCCTGAGGCCTCTCGAGAGTGACGGTCGAGTAGTGAAGCCCTCACTTATTCATGGAGACCTTTGGTACGCAAATGCAGGGATTGATGCCGACGGCGACCAGCCTCTTGTCTTTGATGcgtgctgcttctttgcgCACAACGAAT ATGAGTTTGGCCAGTGGCGACCGGCTTGCAATAGGTTTGGGGATGAGTACGTTGCTGCCTACAGCACATTCACCCAGATTTCGCCGCCGGAAGAAGATTTTGAAGGCCGCCTAGACCTCTATAGGCT GAGGTTTGACACCCATGTATCAGCGCTTTTTGTTGATAACGAGACACTTCGCACACA GGTCCTTGACGTTATGAGAGATTTGGTCCACAGATATGGTTAG